DNA sequence from the Carnobacterium funditum DSM 5970 genome:
ATAAAGTTATGTGAAAATTAATAAATACAAGGAGGATTTTTTTGGAAAACTGGAAGAAAAAGATACAAAAGGTCATTCAGGCAATACTTATTTTAAGTATGATAAGCCCAATTTTTTTAGCAACAGGTGTTTCAGCTGCAACAAGTCAAGCAATAATTGGTGAAAATATTGAGAAAGATAAAGTAAACCAAGATTTAAAATTGGAGGCAAGTACTAAAAGAGAATTAGATTTAAATATAGAAGAAAGTAATAACGGTATTAATGAAAAAGATTTACATAATAAGGATTCAAATGATAAAACAATAGAGGTAGAGACATCAAATGAGCCTAGTTCTGTACTAGATGCTCAGGAAGAAAGTAGTAACAATAACCCAAAAAAATTTTTTTCATTAAAAGAGAATAGAAATTTGGCTATTGTTATGATGGAGAATGAGACCGTATCTTCTAAAGATTCTATAATGAATAAATTTATTGCTAGAGTTTCACCAGAAGCTTCAAATGCTGCTATTGAATATAACTTGTCAGCATCAGTAATTATTGCTAATGCAGCATTGGAAAGTATATGGGGTACAAGTAGCCTAATAGAAGACTCAAAAAGCTTTAATTTATTTGGCATAAAAGCAAATGAAACAGATGAATTTGTACAACAATATGTGAAAAAAGAAAATAAAGAAAATGATATATTTTTTGAAAATGTTAATTTCAAAAAATATATATCGTTTGAAGAATCATTTCTAGATTATGTAAAGGAAGTACAAGTTAATTCTAACAGGGAAAATAAAAATATTTTTGAAAATACCACGAATCTAATTTCAAATCAATATACTGATAATGCAGAATACAAAATTATGCTAAATAATATTATAGATACATATAATTTGACAATTTTTGATGAACAATACTTAGATAACAATGTTAAAGCAACTTTAGAAACAAAAAGAATAGGTGATATGCAAGAAAAATCTGTTTTTTTAATGAATATGAAAAATATAGAAAGTATTAATTCCGAAAAAATAATAAGTTATAAAGCAAAAATCAATCGAAAAACAGATACCATTAATACTAAACCATATGGAACAAGTGGCTATACGATGATATCCACTTCAGCAAACTATTATGGTAAAGAAGTTAATATTACTAAAGAAGCAGTAACTCATCGAGCAACTTGGTCTTATATATCAGGTTTAGGTTGGATAGATAAAGCAGGTCTAGATGTAGAAAAAATTACGTCTATAACAGATACCAGTCATTATAGAAAAATAATTCGCAAAACAGATAGTATATCAACCGTACCTTGGGGTACAGAAGGTTACAAGGTTTTAGCAATATCTTCAAACTATTTAAATAAGCAGGTCAAAGTGGTTAAAGAAGCCAAAACTCGTCGTGCTACATGGTCGTTGATAACTTTAAATGGCAAAGAACTAGGATGGATTGATAAGAGTGGATTGACTGATCAAGATATGATATTATCTGAAAAAATAATGAGTTATAAAGCAAAAATTAATCGAAAAACAGATACCATTAATACTAAACCATATGGAACAAGTGGTTATACGATGATATCCACTTCAGCAAACTATTACGGTAAAGAAGTTAATATCACTAAAGAAGCAGTAACCAATCGAGCAACTTGGTCTTATATATCAGGTTTAGGTTGGATAGATAAAGCAGGTCTAGATGTAGAAAAAATTACGTCTATAACAGACACCAGTCATTATAAAAAAATAAGCCGTAAAACAGATAGTATATCAACCGTACCTTGGGGTACAGAAGGTTACAAGGTTTTAACAATATCTTCAAACTATTTAAATAAGCAGGTCAAAGTGGTTAAAGAAGCCAAAACTCGTCGTGCTACATGGTCGTTGATAACTTTAAATGGCAAAGAACTAGGATGGATTGACAAAAGCGGATTAACTAATCAAGATGTGATATTATCTGAAAAAACAATAAGTTATAAAGCAAAAATTAATCGTAAGACAGATACCATTAATACTAAGCCATATGGAACAAGTGATTACAAAACTCTTTCTAAATCAGGAAAATACTATGGTAAAAAAGTAAGTATTTCTAAAGAAGCAGTAACTGATCGTGCAACCTGGTCTTATATATCAGGCTTAGGTTGGATAGATAAAGCAGGTCTAGATATAGAAAAGGTTACAACAACAACAAACACGAATTATTATAGAAAAATAATTCGCAAAACAGATAGTATATCAACTGTGCCTTGGGGTACAGAAGGTTACAAGGTTTCAGCAATATCTTCAGACTATTTAAATAAGCAAGTCAAAGTGGTTAAAGAAGCCAAAACTCGTCGCGCAACATGGTCATTGATAACTTTAAATGGCAAAGAACTAGGATGGATTGACAAAAAGGGTTTATTAAATCAAGACATAATATTATCTGAAAAAATAATAAATTATAAAGCAAAAATTAATCGAAAAACAGATACCATTAATACTAAACCATATGGAACAAGTGGCTATTCAATGATTTCTACTTCAGCAAACTATTACGCTAAAGAAGTTAATATCACTAAAGAAGCAGTAACCGATCGAGCAACTTGGTCTTATATATCAGGTTTAGGTTGGATTGATAAAGCTGGTTTAGATGTTGAAACGATCATTTCTCAGAAAAATATAAATTATAAAGCACGGATTATACGTTCAACGGATACCCTTAATACAACTCCTTGGGGAATCGAAGGGTATAAAACTATAGCCTATTCAAAAAGTTATTTTAATAGTGAAATAACGGTCATCAAAGAAGCTAAGACTAGACGAGCTGCATGGGTATTAATTTCTTTCAAAGGCAAAGAACTAGGATGGATTGATATCAATGCAATAAAGAAAATATATCCATCTAAAAAAGTTGTTGTCATCGATCCAGGGCATGGAGGTAAAGATCCAGGAGCACAAGCTGGAGGTGTTAAAGAGTCAGATTTAAATTTAAAAGTAGCCAAAAAAATACAATTAAAACTTGTGAATTCTGGTTATGAAGTAATTATGACAAGAACAACTGATAAGTTTTTAGAACTATCAGAAATAGCCAAAATTGCAAATAAAGTAAATCCGGATATTTTTGTTAGTGTTCATACAAACTCCTTTAATAGATCAGCCAATGGAATTGAAACTTTTTCATACAATAAAGCTGGTAAACCAAATAATATTTTAATGGCTAACAATCCTAAGCGATTATTAAATAGTTCAATATTATCTCAAAGTATTCAAAATGCCCTAATAAAAGAGACTAAAGCATTTGATCGAAAAGCTAAAAAGGCAAATTTCCATGTTGTCAGAGAAACTGGAATGCCAGCAGTTTTAGTTGAAATTGGGTTTGTAGATAATGCTACCGAACGAAGGAAGTTAGTATCAAATTTCTATCAAGAAAAACTTGCTACAGGAATTATTCAAGGTATACAAACATATTTTAGCTCAGTTAAATAAGAGATGTTGAAAAGACAGTGATAGTTTCCCTTTGTCACTGTCTTTTTGATAAATATCTATTATAAGATTATGATTGATATTTTTTATAGAAATATATTAAAAAGTTTATACTAAAATAATAAGGAGGTTACATTTTTGAAACTAAAGAATATTTTATTTACGTTATCTAGTGTATTGTTATTATCAACATTAGTATCAACTGATGTTGTAATGGCTGTAGAAGGAATAAAAACTGATATAACACATAATGAGGCTGGAGATATTGGAAGTACTATACCTATAGATAAACTATACATAGATAACAATATAGCTAATAGTGAATATTCAAAATTAACAGAAGCGTTTTTTTATCAGACAAATTTAGAGCAAAGGACTGATGGAAAAGTTTTTTTATCTGGAACGTTACCAGTAGGAGAAAACATTTCACTCATTAATGAGAATAATAATGAAACCAGGAGTATCGATATCAATGATGAAGGTCATTTTGAAATAGAATACAGCGAGTTAATAAAATATGAAAAAATTAAATTGGTAAAAATAAATTCTGATAGTGAAAATGATCTAGAACAATTTAGTATAGAGGTTAGTCAATTTAAACCACTATTAATAAAATTGAAAGAACAACAAAAAGAATCTAAAGAAGCAGAAATAGAACCAAAACAAGAAGAGCCAAAACAAGAAGAACCAAAACAAGAAGAGTCAAAACAAGAAGAGCCAAAACAAGAAGAGCCAAAACAAAAAGAAATAAGCATAAATAAAAAAAAACTACTCGGAATTAAAGAAAAAAGCACATTTTCTTCAGCTTTATTAATGAAAGAAGAGATTAAAAGAGTCTCTGAAAATGGTATTTATACTGTAATGAAAGGCGATAATTTTAATGCCATCGCCAAAGATTTTAATTTATCCAATGTTCAATTAAAAATATGGAATGAGAAAATAAAAGATACTAGTAAAATCGAAATAAATCAAAATATAGTAGTATCAAGAAAAGGATATGAAAGTACGCTAAGTAATGCTGAAAAGTTAAAACTATCTGTTGCCACTACGAGTTTATTTTCAACTAATCAGCAATTTTTGGATTACATAAAACCTTATGCTGACAAAATTTCAGTTGCAAAAGGACAAGAAAAATTATATGTTTCACTTATGATGGGGCAAGCAGCTCATGAGAGTAATTATGGAAAAAGTGGATTAGCTTCTCCACCTTATTACAATTTATCTGGAGTGAAAGGTAGTTATAATGGAGAATATGTTAAGATGTGGACTTGGGAAGAAATAGAAGATGAAAAAGTCTATATTCTAGCTAACTTTAGAAAATATCCCTCTTACGAACAGTCATTGCAAGATTATGCAGCTAAGATGAGGAATGGGTTATCTTATGATACTTTAAACTATTCAGGAACCTGGATGAGAAATGCGAAGACTTATGAAGAATCTATAAAAGGATTGAGTAGCGGAACTTCTAGTTATGCAACTGATTCAGAATACTTTTCTAAAGTATTAGATGTTATTAAGATGAATGAATTGTATAAACTTGATTCTAATTACTATGAAAACATACAGTCTACTATGAATATTTCTTATGACGCGATTATTAACCGGGAAACAGACACAATTAACACCAAACCATACGGGACTGAAGGCTATCAGTACATTTCAAAATCTGACACGTATTATAGTAAACAAGTTATGGTAACTAAAGAAGCCAAAACAAATCGTGCAACTTGGTCATTAATTTCAATTGACGGCAAAGAGTTAGGTTGGATAGATAAAGCTGGGCTGGATACGTATGACCAAATCAAGAATACAAAAAACATTTCTTACTCAGCTAAAATCAATCGTTCAACAGATACAATTAACTCAATAGCCTGGGGAGCGATTAATAACAAAATATTAGGCAAAACATTGCCTTATATGAATCAAACCATAAAAGTGACAAAAGAAAGAGATACTGATCGTGCAATTTGGTCATTAATTTCAATCGATGGCAAAGAGTTAGGTTGGATAGATAAAGCCGGATTAAATACCTATGACCAAATCAAGGATACAAAAAATATTTCTTACTCAGCTAAAATTAATCGTTCAACAGATACGATTAACTCGATAGCTTGGGGAATAATTGATAATAAAATATTAGGCAAAACATTGCCTTATATGAATCAAACTATAAAAGTGACAAAAGAAAGAGTTACAGATCGCGCTACTTGGTCAATGATTTCAATCGGTGGAAAAGAATTAGGATGGGTAGATAAGAAATCCTTACTAATTGAAACGATTATTTCACAAAAATCAGTTTCTTATGATGCAATAATTAAACGAAAAACAGACACAATTAACAACAAACCTTACGGGACGGAAGGCTATCAATATATTTCAAAATCTGACACGTATTATGGTAAACAAGTTATGGTGACTAAAGAAGCCAAAACAAATCGTGCAACTTGGTCATTAATTTCAATCGATGGCAAAGAGTTAGGCTGGATAGATAAAGCTGGGCTGGATACGTATGACCAAATCAAGAATACAAAAAACATTTCTTACTCAGCTGAAATCAATCGGTCAACAGATACGATTAACTCAATAGCATGGGGAGCAATAAATAATAAAATTCTGGGAAAAACATCGAGCTACATGAATAAAACTGTAAAAGTAATAAAAGAACGAGTGACAAATCGCGCTACTTGGTCTTTGATCTCTGTAAACGGCAAAGAGCTAGGATGGGTAGATAAAAAGGGATTACTAATTGAACAAATAAAATCAAAAAAAACGGTTTCTTATAGTGCAATAATCAACAGAAAAACAGATACGATTAACACTAAACCTTATGGAACAGAAGGCTATCAGTATATTTTAAATTCTAAAAAATATTACGGTAAACAAGTAATTGTTAAAAAAGAAGCTATTACCAGTCGTGCAACGTGGTTATTGATTTCAATAGACGGTAAAGAGCTAGGTTGGATAGACAAAGCAGGTCTAATACTCTTAAAATAATAAAAGAGTTAAAACTAAGTAAATAAGATTTCCCTCAAAGAAAATTAATTATTTTTTTGAGGGTATTATTCTTCACAATACTTAATAGACTTGAACTACTTTGTGCGTAAAAAAATTTTATACAATTGCAAAGTACACTAAAGAAATAAATTGCAATTAGAAAAACTACTGGTACAATAAAGTGATAACGATTCGCAAGAAATAAAGAAGGAAAAACTAGGAGGAAAGATTCATGGCTGAGTCACGCTCAAGAGCGAGAAAGAATTCAAATAAAAGTCCCCAAAAAAAGAAAAAAGGACTAAAAATTGGGTTATTAATACTAGTTGTTTTATTAGCTATTTTCGGATTGTTCATCTGGAAAGTGTACAGTGATGTTACTGGGACAACTGAAAAAATCTATAAAAATGTTGATGATAAAGAAGAGGTCAGAAATAAACCAGTTAGCATCGATAAAAGTGAATCATTCTCAGTTTTAATGTTAGGTGTTGATACAGGAGACTTAGGTCGGACCGAACAAGGGCGTTCGGATACAATCATGGTCATGACAATCAATCCTAAAACAAATACGTCTAAGATTGTTAGTATTCCTCGTGACACATACACTGAAATTGTTGGCAAAGGAACGATGGATAAAATCAACCATGCCTATGCATTTGGTGGGACAGCTATGTCGATGAATACCGTCCAAAAATTATTAGACATCCCAATTGATTATTATGTGGAAGTCAATATGCAAGGGATTCAAGATATCGTGGATGCAGTAGGTGGTGTTGAAATCACTAGTCCGTTAACTTTTGATTATGAGGAGTACTCATTTACTAAAGGAGAGACTAAAATTTTTGATGGATCCAAAGCTTTAGCGTTTTCTAGAATGCGATATGATGATCCTGAAGGAGATTATGGTCGCCAAAAAAGACAGCGTCAAGTTCTTGAAGCAATCGTAAAAAAAGCCGCTACATTCTCAACGATCACAAACTATAAGGATGTATTAGGTACAATGGAAAATAATATGCAAACGAACTTAGCGTTTGAGGACATGGTAGACATTTTTAGCAAATACCGTTCCGCTGCTAGCAATATTGAACAAATTCAGCTAGCAGGTTCAGGTGTTATGTTGAATAATATATCTTATCAACAAATTTCTGATCAAGAATTAAATCGCGTTTCTACATTGTTAAAAGAACACCTTGAAATAGACTAAGATTTGAAAAAATGACAATGTAAGAATTGTCATTTTTTTTGCTAGAACTAAAGTTGGGTCAGGATAGGTAACTAATTTGAAATGATTAAGATTGTTATTTAGCTAGTTGTATATTATGATTGGCAAGTAAGCAATAAAACAGTAAATACAAATCAAAGGAGCGTTTAAATGGCTATACTCGTTACAGGTGGTGCCGGATATATCGGAAGTCACACAACCGTAGAATTATTAAATGCAGGCTATGAAGTTGTCATTGTAGATGACTATTCAAATAGTAAACCAGAAGTGTTAAATCGCATCAAAGAAATTACTGGAAAAGAGTTCAGTTTTCATGAAGTAAATATTTTAGATAAACCTGCTCTTGAAAAAGTGTTCCAAACACACGATTTAGAAGCAGTGATTCACTTTGCAGGTTATAAAGCCGTTGGCGAGTCAGTCGCTAAACCATTAAAATATTACCACAATAACTTAACCGGTACGTTTGTCTTAGCTGAGTTGATGGAGCAGTACAATGTGAAGAAGATGGTCTTTAGCTCTTCAGCAACGGTTTATGGCATGAATAACACGTCGCCGTTAACAGAAGACCTCCCACTGAGCACAACGAACCCTTATGGGACGACGAAAATGATGATTGAACAAATCTTGCAGGATGTGTATAAAGCCGATAATACGTGGAGTATGGCTCTATTGCGTTACTTCAACCCCATTGGTGCACACGAGAGTGGCCGGATCGGAGAAGATCCTAATGGCATTCCCAATAATTTGATGCCATTCATTACGCAAGTAGCTGTCGGTAAGCGTGAAAAATTAAGCGTCTTTGGCGATGACTATGATACACCAGATGGAACTGGGGTACGTGACTACATTCATGTCGTTGATTTAGCTAAAGGCCACTTAAAAGCTGTTGAGAAGGTATTAGAAACGGAACAAATCCAAGCATATAATCTAGGAACGGGTACAGGTTATAGTGTTTTAGATGTCGTCAATAAC
Encoded proteins:
- a CDS encoding GW dipeptide domain-containing protein translates to MENWKKKIQKVIQAILILSMISPIFLATGVSAATSQAIIGENIEKDKVNQDLKLEASTKRELDLNIEESNNGINEKDLHNKDSNDKTIEVETSNEPSSVLDAQEESSNNNPKKFFSLKENRNLAIVMMENETVSSKDSIMNKFIARVSPEASNAAIEYNLSASVIIANAALESIWGTSSLIEDSKSFNLFGIKANETDEFVQQYVKKENKENDIFFENVNFKKYISFEESFLDYVKEVQVNSNRENKNIFENTTNLISNQYTDNAEYKIMLNNIIDTYNLTIFDEQYLDNNVKATLETKRIGDMQEKSVFLMNMKNIESINSEKIISYKAKINRKTDTINTKPYGTSGYTMISTSANYYGKEVNITKEAVTHRATWSYISGLGWIDKAGLDVEKITSITDTSHYRKIIRKTDSISTVPWGTEGYKVLAISSNYLNKQVKVVKEAKTRRATWSLITLNGKELGWIDKSGLTDQDMILSEKIMSYKAKINRKTDTINTKPYGTSGYTMISTSANYYGKEVNITKEAVTNRATWSYISGLGWIDKAGLDVEKITSITDTSHYKKISRKTDSISTVPWGTEGYKVLTISSNYLNKQVKVVKEAKTRRATWSLITLNGKELGWIDKSGLTNQDVILSEKTISYKAKINRKTDTINTKPYGTSDYKTLSKSGKYYGKKVSISKEAVTDRATWSYISGLGWIDKAGLDIEKVTTTTNTNYYRKIIRKTDSISTVPWGTEGYKVSAISSDYLNKQVKVVKEAKTRRATWSLITLNGKELGWIDKKGLLNQDIILSEKIINYKAKINRKTDTINTKPYGTSGYSMISTSANYYAKEVNITKEAVTDRATWSYISGLGWIDKAGLDVETIISQKNINYKARIIRSTDTLNTTPWGIEGYKTIAYSKSYFNSEITVIKEAKTRRAAWVLISFKGKELGWIDINAIKKIYPSKKVVVIDPGHGGKDPGAQAGGVKESDLNLKVAKKIQLKLVNSGYEVIMTRTTDKFLELSEIAKIANKVNPDIFVSVHTNSFNRSANGIETFSYNKAGKPNNILMANNPKRLLNSSILSQSIQNALIKETKAFDRKAKKANFHVVRETGMPAVLVEIGFVDNATERRKLVSNFYQEKLATGIIQGIQTYFSSVK
- a CDS encoding GW dipeptide domain-containing protein, with translation MKLKNILFTLSSVLLLSTLVSTDVVMAVEGIKTDITHNEAGDIGSTIPIDKLYIDNNIANSEYSKLTEAFFYQTNLEQRTDGKVFLSGTLPVGENISLINENNNETRSIDINDEGHFEIEYSELIKYEKIKLVKINSDSENDLEQFSIEVSQFKPLLIKLKEQQKESKEAEIEPKQEEPKQEEPKQEESKQEEPKQEEPKQKEISINKKKLLGIKEKSTFSSALLMKEEIKRVSENGIYTVMKGDNFNAIAKDFNLSNVQLKIWNEKIKDTSKIEINQNIVVSRKGYESTLSNAEKLKLSVATTSLFSTNQQFLDYIKPYADKISVAKGQEKLYVSLMMGQAAHESNYGKSGLASPPYYNLSGVKGSYNGEYVKMWTWEEIEDEKVYILANFRKYPSYEQSLQDYAAKMRNGLSYDTLNYSGTWMRNAKTYEESIKGLSSGTSSYATDSEYFSKVLDVIKMNELYKLDSNYYENIQSTMNISYDAIINRETDTINTKPYGTEGYQYISKSDTYYSKQVMVTKEAKTNRATWSLISIDGKELGWIDKAGLDTYDQIKNTKNISYSAKINRSTDTINSIAWGAINNKILGKTLPYMNQTIKVTKERDTDRAIWSLISIDGKELGWIDKAGLNTYDQIKDTKNISYSAKINRSTDTINSIAWGIIDNKILGKTLPYMNQTIKVTKERVTDRATWSMISIGGKELGWVDKKSLLIETIISQKSVSYDAIIKRKTDTINNKPYGTEGYQYISKSDTYYGKQVMVTKEAKTNRATWSLISIDGKELGWIDKAGLDTYDQIKNTKNISYSAEINRSTDTINSIAWGAINNKILGKTSSYMNKTVKVIKERVTNRATWSLISVNGKELGWVDKKGLLIEQIKSKKTVSYSAIINRKTDTINTKPYGTEGYQYILNSKKYYGKQVIVKKEAITSRATWLLISIDGKELGWIDKAGLILLK
- a CDS encoding LCP family protein, translated to MAESRSRARKNSNKSPQKKKKGLKIGLLILVVLLAIFGLFIWKVYSDVTGTTEKIYKNVDDKEEVRNKPVSIDKSESFSVLMLGVDTGDLGRTEQGRSDTIMVMTINPKTNTSKIVSIPRDTYTEIVGKGTMDKINHAYAFGGTAMSMNTVQKLLDIPIDYYVEVNMQGIQDIVDAVGGVEITSPLTFDYEEYSFTKGETKIFDGSKALAFSRMRYDDPEGDYGRQKRQRQVLEAIVKKAATFSTITNYKDVLGTMENNMQTNLAFEDMVDIFSKYRSAASNIEQIQLAGSGVMLNNISYQQISDQELNRVSTLLKEHLEID
- the galE gene encoding UDP-glucose 4-epimerase GalE produces the protein MAILVTGGAGYIGSHTTVELLNAGYEVVIVDDYSNSKPEVLNRIKEITGKEFSFHEVNILDKPALEKVFQTHDLEAVIHFAGYKAVGESVAKPLKYYHNNLTGTFVLAELMEQYNVKKMVFSSSATVYGMNNTSPLTEDLPLSTTNPYGTTKMMIEQILQDVYKADNTWSMALLRYFNPIGAHESGRIGEDPNGIPNNLMPFITQVAVGKREKLSVFGDDYDTPDGTGVRDYIHVVDLAKGHLKAVEKVLETEQIQAYNLGTGTGYSVLDVVNNFEKATNQKVPYAMMERRPGDIGTCYADATKAAEELNWKATLNLEEMCRDSWKWQSENPNGYE